Proteins co-encoded in one Crateriforma spongiae genomic window:
- a CDS encoding carbohydrate kinase family protein codes for MTGQRERNAESVDMVGIGVSVWDQIFLVDRYPDEDSVVRSDHRLQTIGGGIAVAMATASKLGCNAVLLDRLGHDDASMQIIDSLRRAGVNDGLLQRCQGVTASVASIWSAEKGGTRTIVFSPGRDIDLRWEERYVETVASAKLLHLSGRHLDASLQAIAIAKRSGTRVSYDGGAYRYRDSILPLVRQADILIVARQFAETMLAASIDGNTDVEQTLSPESLARTLFDATSAEIVGVTAGVDGSWFVSADSPDPRGESWHQPAFSVDKVVDTTGCGDVFHGAFLAAIARGQDPKSASRCAAHVAAINATAVGGLAFESSQLDIRLMGWPSVGKRF; via the coding sequence GTGACGGGACAGCGCGAACGAAACGCCGAATCGGTCGACATGGTCGGCATCGGCGTGTCGGTTTGGGACCAGATCTTTTTGGTCGACCGATACCCCGACGAAGATTCCGTGGTTCGGTCGGATCACCGTCTGCAAACAATCGGCGGCGGAATCGCCGTCGCGATGGCGACCGCGTCGAAACTCGGGTGTAACGCTGTGTTGCTGGATCGTTTGGGGCACGACGACGCTTCGATGCAGATCATCGATTCTCTGCGTCGCGCGGGCGTGAACGACGGACTATTGCAACGGTGCCAAGGGGTGACCGCTTCGGTGGCCAGTATTTGGAGTGCCGAAAAGGGTGGTACGCGAACCATCGTGTTTTCACCGGGACGCGACATCGACCTGCGTTGGGAAGAACGCTATGTCGAAACCGTTGCTTCGGCCAAGTTGTTGCATCTAAGCGGCCGACACCTGGATGCCAGCCTGCAAGCGATCGCGATTGCCAAACGATCCGGGACGCGGGTGTCTTATGACGGCGGGGCTTATCGGTACCGTGATTCGATCTTACCGTTGGTCCGCCAAGCCGACATCTTGATCGTGGCACGGCAATTTGCCGAAACCATGTTGGCCGCATCCATCGACGGCAACACGGATGTGGAACAAACGTTGTCGCCGGAATCGTTGGCAAGAACTTTGTTCGATGCGACATCCGCCGAAATTGTTGGCGTCACCGCTGGTGTGGACGGTAGTTGGTTTGTTTCCGCCGACAGCCCCGATCCCCGGGGGGAAAGTTGGCATCAACCGGCGTTCTCCGTCGACAAAGTGGTCGACACGACGGGATGCGGTGACGTTTTTCACGGAGCTTTTCTGGCAGCGATCGCGCGAGGGCAAGATCCAAAATCGGCTTCGCGATGTGCGGCCCATGTCGCGGCGATCAACGCCACGGCTGTCGGCGGTTTGGCCTTTGAATCCAGCCAGTTGGATATTCGGCTGATGGGATGGCCGTCGGTCGGCAAAAGATTTTGA
- a CDS encoding ABC transporter substrate-binding protein → MCFLVAGTVSTGVARAAELLNYAQSGSPPDPGLQLLQEEPHDLIFFTQDSGAGWVKARLLDLPNRTSISGQTGTLRVEVLGIDDRVFGAKWSDVERIDFWEQRLKRETAERIARRDFKGAYPFLSVLIRDFPNLPELTQIRSDFLWQDAIDRASRSEFVQSLAMLKELRRYNPDYKVERLLGAIDGLNDRLMGQLVEDGKLDDAQKMLSQLEDEYRGQNLKSVAKWNQAFVRMATQRMDQAIAAKDREDYREAHRLARDAVHLRPSLAGAKELVRELNRIYPMVNVGVLQAARDLDPTNMSNWASRRSGRLLYRTLFEMRGAGPEGGEYEFLFGQTEQSADRLEFDLYFEPESLPPPLNQVNGFDVFDRIADRARPESETYFTAFAAALKTMGMNGPKEIRCILRRPHVLPASLLQLPVDGSWFGQEIGAPTGDYERVDVDEVESRYRLINEPRIESQPREIIETKVSSAAEGVAQLLQGEIDVLDQLFPSDAARLKSSRDIRVSEYPLPTVHMLIPCSDHPFVAERTFRRALLYGINREDILKGELLEGFQTPGCQVISGPFPAGKERDDPMGYAYDRTIQPRRYEPSVAKLLVALNQNEMKSAAQRAEKEMPEMTPLRLAYPSDNLSRTACEAIKSQWQLLDLDVELVELPTGASYPEEGTADLVYTSLAIWEPIIDARRLLGPDGLAQSGNQYIGLGLRQLEESRNWREARDRLLLLHFYVSQELPILPLWQLIDSYAYRRQIRGIGTDIVSLYENADQWQLQ, encoded by the coding sequence TTGTGTTTCCTTGTTGCGGGAACGGTTTCCACCGGCGTTGCCCGTGCGGCTGAATTGCTGAACTACGCCCAGTCGGGATCGCCACCCGATCCCGGACTGCAGCTGTTGCAGGAAGAACCCCATGACCTGATCTTTTTCACCCAAGATTCGGGTGCCGGTTGGGTGAAAGCCCGATTGTTGGATTTGCCCAATCGGACATCCATCAGTGGCCAGACGGGAACGCTGCGGGTGGAAGTGTTGGGAATCGACGACCGTGTTTTCGGAGCCAAATGGTCGGACGTCGAACGGATTGATTTCTGGGAACAGCGTTTGAAACGTGAAACGGCCGAGCGGATTGCCCGACGTGATTTTAAGGGCGCTTATCCGTTTCTTTCCGTGCTGATTCGCGATTTCCCAAATCTGCCCGAATTGACTCAGATTCGCAGTGATTTTCTTTGGCAAGACGCAATTGATCGTGCGTCCCGCAGCGAATTCGTGCAATCTTTGGCGATGTTGAAGGAGCTGCGGCGTTACAACCCGGACTACAAGGTCGAACGATTATTGGGGGCGATCGACGGGCTGAACGATCGACTGATGGGGCAGCTGGTCGAAGATGGAAAGTTGGACGACGCCCAGAAAATGTTGTCGCAACTGGAAGACGAGTACCGGGGGCAGAATTTAAAAAGCGTCGCCAAATGGAACCAAGCCTTCGTGCGGATGGCCACGCAGCGAATGGATCAAGCGATTGCGGCCAAGGACCGTGAAGATTATCGCGAAGCGCATCGCTTGGCCCGAGACGCGGTTCATTTGCGGCCATCCCTGGCGGGCGCGAAAGAATTGGTTCGTGAACTGAATCGGATCTATCCGATGGTCAATGTCGGCGTGTTACAGGCCGCGCGGGACTTGGACCCCACCAACATGTCCAATTGGGCGTCGCGTCGATCCGGGCGATTGTTGTACCGCACGTTGTTTGAAATGCGTGGTGCCGGGCCCGAGGGCGGTGAGTACGAGTTTCTGTTCGGGCAAACCGAACAGAGTGCCGACCGATTGGAGTTTGATCTCTATTTTGAACCCGAAAGTTTGCCGCCGCCATTGAACCAGGTGAATGGTTTTGATGTGTTTGATCGCATTGCCGATCGGGCACGTCCGGAAAGTGAAACCTATTTCACGGCGTTCGCCGCAGCGCTGAAAACCATGGGGATGAACGGGCCCAAGGAAATCCGCTGTATTCTGCGACGTCCCCACGTGTTGCCCGCCAGTCTGTTGCAATTGCCGGTGGACGGTTCGTGGTTTGGGCAAGAGATCGGGGCGCCGACGGGGGACTATGAACGGGTCGATGTCGATGAAGTGGAGTCGCGTTACCGATTGATTAACGAGCCGCGGATTGAATCGCAGCCTCGGGAGATCATTGAAACGAAAGTGTCGTCGGCCGCCGAAGGCGTCGCACAGTTGCTGCAGGGCGAGATCGATGTGTTGGACCAACTGTTCCCTTCGGATGCCGCTCGTCTGAAAAGCAGCCGTGACATTCGTGTGTCGGAATATCCATTGCCGACGGTGCACATGCTGATTCCCTGCAGCGATCATCCCTTCGTCGCGGAACGGACCTTCCGGCGTGCATTGTTGTACGGGATCAATCGCGAAGACATTCTGAAGGGTGAACTTCTCGAAGGCTTCCAAACGCCGGGATGTCAGGTCATTTCCGGCCCGTTCCCAGCCGGCAAGGAGCGGGATGATCCGATGGGCTATGCCTATGATCGGACGATCCAGCCGCGACGTTATGAGCCGTCGGTTGCCAAGCTGTTGGTCGCATTGAACCAAAATGAAATGAAATCGGCCGCACAGCGTGCCGAGAAAGAGATGCCGGAGATGACGCCGCTGCGTTTGGCATATCCGTCGGACAACCTGTCGCGAACCGCTTGTGAAGCGATCAAGTCGCAGTGGCAACTGTTGGATTTGGACGTCGAACTGGTCGAATTGCCCACCGGTGCCAGTTACCCCGAGGAAGGCACCGCCGACTTGGTCTACACGTCACTGGCGATTTGGGAACCAATCATCGACGCTCGACGACTGTTGGGCCCCGACGGTTTGGCCCAAAGCGGCAACCAATACATTGGTCTCGGTCTGCGGCAGTTGGAAGAGTCGCGAAATTGGCGCGAGGCTCGTGACCGTTTGTTACTGTTGCACTTCTACGTCAGCCAGGAATTGCCGATCCTGCCGTTGTGGCAATTGATTGATTCCTATGCGTATCGTCGTCAGATCCGCGGGATCGGGACGGACATTGTTTCACTTTACGAAAACGCCGACCAATGGCAGCTGCAATGA
- a CDS encoding cold-shock protein: protein MPRPTDPDPDRPRPFPIQRKRLGVIRFIRPDGEFGFIEAEDFRDDVFFHHTVWQSEKGQVPQEKMSVEFEIDDDHMRETDKLRAKVVRPTTRPLGKKLSGRDAPHLIIKHHPNARRKRPNWRK from the coding sequence ATGCCGCGCCCCACCGATCCCGATCCGGATCGTCCTCGCCCGTTCCCGATTCAACGAAAGCGTCTGGGAGTGATCCGATTCATCCGTCCCGACGGTGAATTTGGCTTCATCGAAGCGGAAGATTTTCGCGACGATGTCTTCTTTCACCACACCGTATGGCAAAGTGAGAAGGGGCAAGTTCCGCAAGAAAAAATGTCTGTCGAATTTGAGATCGACGATGACCACATGCGGGAAACGGACAAACTGCGGGCCAAGGTCGTCCGGCCAACGACACGTCCATTGGGCAAGAAGCTTTCCGGACGAGATGCGCCTCACCTGATCATCAAACATCACCCCAACGCCAGGCGAAAACGCCCAAACTGGCGCAAATAG
- the pdxH gene encoding pyridoxamine 5'-phosphate oxidase produces the protein MRKNYCLAGLDIGDVDPDPLVQFDRWFHEARQSDLPDWMEVNAMTLATASSDGTVTSRIVLLKGVEEGRFVFYTNYGSVKGQHLQQNPRVSLCFFWPHLERQVLIDGVAAKVSRQRSEQYFHSRPRESQVGAWTSAQSSVVDGRDVLQQRYQQLTDQFNGDVVPLPDQWGGYEVTADRIEFWQGRPSRLHDRIQYRRDQDQWEIQRLSP, from the coding sequence ATGCGAAAAAACTACTGTTTGGCGGGACTGGACATCGGCGACGTTGACCCAGATCCGTTGGTCCAGTTCGACCGTTGGTTTCACGAAGCCCGGCAATCGGATCTGCCGGATTGGATGGAAGTTAACGCCATGACACTGGCGACGGCATCAAGTGACGGGACGGTCACCAGCCGGATCGTTTTGTTGAAGGGCGTCGAAGAGGGCAGGTTCGTCTTTTACACCAACTATGGATCGGTCAAAGGTCAACACTTGCAGCAGAATCCGCGTGTGTCCCTGTGCTTCTTCTGGCCACACTTGGAACGTCAAGTCTTGATCGACGGCGTCGCTGCTAAGGTCAGTCGCCAACGCAGCGAACAGTATTTCCATTCGCGTCCAAGGGAAAGCCAAGTCGGTGCGTGGACCAGCGCGCAGTCCAGCGTCGTTGATGGACGCGATGTGTTGCAGCAGCGGTATCAGCAGTTGACCGATCAATTCAACGGCGACGTGGTTCCGTTGCCCGATCAGTGGGGCGGATATGAGGTCACCGCCGACCGCATCGAATTCTGGCAGGGTCGCCCCAGTCGTTTGCACGATCGGATCCAGTACCGACGTGATCAAGATCAGTGGGAAATTCAGCGACTGTCGCCGTGA
- a CDS encoding YqgE/AlgH family protein encodes MKDPSAGNLLVASTLIDTPTVERSVCLLVHRQDDAVIGVMLNRPMQTPPGLLDGLFGSDEKSSQSRFRIPNPSAELPADSDESDDQSLIVPSAAALPSTETAPPIHFGGPLSGPLVAIHADADHAESETGKGIFVTAQKNNLQQLIRDADRPYRLMIGHLGWHPDQLQREIDEGWWHVLPASADSVFSDNAEMWPRLVRRATAGSMAKWMQIPDDERAHELN; translated from the coding sequence ATGAAGGACCCTTCGGCGGGCAACCTGCTGGTTGCGTCCACTTTGATTGATACCCCGACGGTCGAGCGATCGGTCTGTCTGTTGGTGCATCGACAAGACGACGCCGTGATTGGCGTGATGTTGAATCGTCCCATGCAGACACCTCCGGGACTGCTGGACGGCCTATTCGGGTCGGACGAAAAATCGTCGCAGTCGCGTTTTCGGATTCCCAATCCCTCCGCGGAATTGCCGGCCGATTCCGACGAAAGCGATGACCAGAGTCTGATCGTGCCTTCGGCGGCCGCATTGCCGTCGACTGAAACCGCACCGCCGATCCATTTTGGTGGCCCCCTTTCCGGTCCGTTGGTGGCGATCCACGCCGACGCCGATCATGCGGAAAGCGAGACCGGCAAGGGGATTTTCGTCACCGCCCAAAAAAACAACCTGCAACAACTGATCCGCGACGCGGATCGGCCGTATCGTCTGATGATCGGCCATTTGGGCTGGCATCCCGACCAGTTGCAACGCGAAATTGACGAAGGCTGGTGGCACGTCTTACCGGCATCCGCGGACAGCGTTTTCTCGGACAATGCCGAAATGTGGCCCCGGTTGGTCCGCCGTGCCACCGCGGGCTCGATGGCCAAGTGGATGCAGATCCCTGACGACGAACGGGCCCACGAGCTAAATTGA
- a CDS encoding outer membrane protein assembly factor BamB family protein encodes MLAKELIDRLERLALLDQEIIEALREQLQQSGSRVTPEAVAKLLVDNGQLTRFQATKLIGELRSGEYQDEQEDAPESEAQVDELTFADSEESVEAEEEEPIAEAVPVALAASADDDVPMAQPVDSDDENAGGDLSSIAGGTSARPVRRTKKPDKSIWDSFKVYGYAGIIVMLVLIFSALYFVLGRDSAEDFIKQADKLYNQQSFQPAQEQYTKFLDSYGDDNQYSSLARTRVALSELYRAKAVPNPVRGLEVARDVLPSIAEEQALNDDRDDLAALLTDIAENIAQAADESESTGEKQQLLSDLDEHIDFMDNPLYVSSQMRVTLAGRLNSVKETRARVQREINRNLQLDQAVASMKASLEAKETKDAYDTRFALLRDFPELRDNDRLEELIQRASEIQQTLVGPSSRLPKTDPTADESDSMRSIALTTLVGDSIVSLRDEIVYVGAAASVLAFSAEDGRLLWRKYVGSTNTHPPLRIGAGQSVLLTNGVRNDLSRCDGQTGDVQWRSSLGEPFSQPVMTRGATFVSGESGVVYSLDLETGDAMWSTQIPQPLETSPGVDDRADMAYLPGNHSNLYLLNTRDGKCVESYYIGHREGTIQVPPVPLLGHLFVFENYATDATKVHVLRLDDEGKNLTPVQVFQLNGNVIVPPIVQKRRLIVLTDLGEVNVYDVEPTADRDKVSSIAKCSPSYKQPTLTRMAANRSQMWITGTRIARFQLQINTGTVVRDWVKHDGDAFVGQPIALDDALIHARVLRGTSGIRVTAASPETGDMVWQTDVGVPIAMLQRVPGKAAFHAITSQGALFELDRAALAEGSTKAPLENPGGEGVAMRFVDPIIAASAGQETPNRILINSQEPSEILVYDPSRQRDMLRKVTIRLPGRAKTAGQPIVAGGGLLIPLDTGRAVLMRWQTGATLGSPFQPSVDPTGVVSWSDPVPLADDPDQVVLSDSLGRLYRLRVGQQMRELSQTQIDKPLLGPATRVGTTMVATTAGPAADFLVGYDMTGLELQFESLLDGRVVWGPTAAPQDDSGALLRTDDGQLRVFDEAGQQKFAVDLPAGRLVGPPTAVSDDQWLFTGRDGWMVTVDRNTGQRIAEKDLGQPISAQPVTVGDNRFLVPGEEGVVYITEF; translated from the coding sequence TGACTCGCTTTCAAGCCACCAAGTTGATTGGCGAACTTCGCAGCGGCGAATATCAAGATGAACAAGAGGATGCACCGGAGTCGGAAGCGCAGGTCGACGAACTGACGTTTGCCGATTCCGAAGAATCCGTCGAAGCCGAGGAAGAAGAACCGATTGCCGAAGCGGTGCCGGTCGCTTTGGCGGCATCGGCTGACGACGACGTCCCGATGGCCCAACCGGTGGATTCCGATGACGAAAATGCCGGCGGCGACTTGTCGTCCATTGCCGGCGGCACATCGGCCCGGCCCGTGCGTCGAACAAAGAAACCGGACAAGTCGATTTGGGATTCGTTCAAGGTTTACGGCTATGCCGGCATCATCGTGATGTTGGTGCTGATCTTTTCGGCGCTGTATTTCGTCCTGGGACGCGACAGCGCCGAAGACTTCATCAAGCAAGCCGATAAACTTTACAACCAACAAAGCTTTCAGCCGGCACAGGAACAGTACACCAAGTTCTTGGACAGCTATGGCGATGACAACCAATACTCTTCGCTGGCTCGGACACGTGTCGCCCTGAGCGAACTGTACCGTGCCAAGGCCGTTCCCAATCCGGTGCGTGGACTGGAAGTCGCCAGGGATGTGTTGCCGAGCATTGCCGAGGAACAGGCGCTGAATGATGACCGCGATGATCTGGCTGCATTGCTGACGGATATTGCGGAAAATATCGCTCAGGCCGCCGACGAATCGGAATCGACCGGTGAAAAACAGCAGTTGTTATCTGATTTGGATGAACACATCGATTTCATGGATAACCCGCTGTATGTGTCGTCGCAAATGCGGGTGACTTTGGCCGGTCGTCTGAATTCAGTCAAAGAGACTCGGGCACGTGTCCAGCGTGAAATCAACCGAAACCTGCAGCTGGACCAGGCCGTTGCCAGTATGAAGGCATCGCTGGAGGCGAAAGAGACCAAGGATGCCTATGACACTCGTTTCGCACTGTTGCGTGATTTTCCCGAATTGCGTGACAACGATCGTCTGGAAGAACTGATTCAAAGGGCAAGTGAGATTCAACAGACGTTGGTCGGGCCCTCCAGCCGATTGCCCAAGACGGATCCAACCGCCGATGAATCGGATTCGATGCGGTCGATTGCTTTGACCACGCTGGTCGGCGACTCCATCGTGTCACTGCGGGACGAAATTGTTTATGTCGGTGCCGCAGCGTCGGTGCTGGCGTTTTCGGCCGAGGACGGGCGGTTGCTGTGGCGCAAATACGTCGGCAGCACCAATACCCATCCGCCACTGCGAATCGGGGCCGGGCAAAGTGTATTGTTGACCAACGGTGTGCGAAACGATTTGTCGCGATGCGACGGTCAAACCGGCGATGTTCAATGGCGTAGCAGCTTGGGGGAACCGTTTAGCCAGCCCGTGATGACACGCGGCGCGACGTTTGTTTCCGGAGAATCCGGTGTGGTGTATTCGCTGGACTTGGAAACCGGTGATGCCATGTGGTCGACACAAATCCCACAACCCCTGGAAACGAGTCCGGGGGTCGACGATCGTGCCGACATGGCGTACCTGCCGGGCAACCACAGCAATCTTTACTTGCTGAACACACGCGACGGAAAATGCGTCGAAAGTTACTACATCGGCCATCGCGAAGGCACCATCCAGGTCCCGCCGGTTCCGTTGCTGGGGCACCTGTTCGTTTTCGAAAACTATGCCACCGACGCGACGAAAGTGCATGTCCTGCGTCTGGACGACGAAGGCAAGAATTTGACGCCCGTCCAAGTGTTTCAGTTGAACGGCAACGTCATCGTCCCGCCGATTGTCCAGAAACGTCGCTTGATCGTTTTGACGGATCTGGGCGAAGTCAACGTGTACGACGTGGAACCGACCGCCGATCGTGACAAGGTGTCGTCGATTGCCAAGTGTTCGCCGTCGTACAAGCAACCGACATTGACCCGTATGGCCGCCAATCGCAGCCAGATGTGGATCACCGGAACCCGCATCGCTCGTTTCCAATTGCAGATCAATACCGGGACGGTGGTTCGTGATTGGGTCAAACACGACGGCGATGCTTTCGTCGGTCAGCCGATTGCATTGGACGACGCTTTGATTCATGCCCGTGTGTTGCGGGGGACGTCGGGGATTCGTGTTACCGCGGCGTCACCGGAAACGGGCGACATGGTGTGGCAAACCGATGTCGGTGTGCCGATCGCAATGCTGCAGCGGGTGCCCGGCAAGGCGGCGTTTCATGCCATCACCAGCCAGGGTGCGCTGTTCGAATTGGACCGCGCCGCGTTGGCCGAAGGCAGTACGAAAGCACCGCTGGAAAATCCAGGTGGCGAAGGCGTTGCGATGCGGTTTGTCGACCCGATCATCGCCGCTTCGGCCGGCCAGGAAACCCCCAATCGGATTTTGATCAACAGCCAAGAACCCAGCGAAATTCTGGTTTACGATCCGTCACGTCAACGCGACATGTTGCGGAAGGTGACGATTCGCTTGCCGGGACGTGCGAAGACCGCCGGACAACCGATCGTTGCCGGTGGCGGTTTGCTGATACCACTGGATACCGGTCGCGCGGTTTTGATGCGTTGGCAAACCGGGGCCACGTTGGGCAGCCCGTTCCAGCCCTCGGTCGATCCGACCGGTGTGGTTTCGTGGTCCGATCCGGTGCCATTGGCGGATGATCCCGATCAGGTCGTCTTGTCCGACAGTCTGGGCCGGCTTTACCGGTTGCGTGTCGGGCAACAGATGCGTGAGCTGTCACAAACACAGATTGACAAACCTTTGTTGGGGCCAGCGACCCGCGTCGGCACCACCATGGTCGCGACGACGGCCGGGCCGGCCGCCGATTTTCTGGTCGGCTATGACATGACCGGTTTGGAGTTGCAATTCGAATCGCTTTTGGATGGTCGCGTGGTTTGGGGGCCCACCGCGGCGCCCCAAGACGACTCGGGCGCGCTGTTGCGGACCGATGATGGACAGCTTCGTGTCTTTGACGAAGCGGGCCAGCAAAAGTTTGCCGTTGATCTACCTGCGGGGCGGTTGGTCGGACCGCCGACCGCTGTCAGTGACGACCAATGGTTGTTCACCGGACGCGACGGATGGATGGTGACGGTCGATCGCAACACGGGCCAACGAATCGCGGAAAAAGATCTCGGACAACCAATTTCGGCACAGCCGGTGACCGTCGGCGATAATCGTTTTCTGGTGCCCGGTGAAGAAGGGGTGGTTTACATCACGGAGTTTTAA